One genomic window of Microbacterium testaceum StLB037 includes the following:
- the aztD gene encoding zinc metallochaperone AztD translates to MRTPFLRASLLALAVGATVGLTACAGGTGSATPGSAAPASNAPAETGTRVALSYPGGIVVLDGASLEALGDVSSEQFTRLNSAGDGRHVMVTTSEGFQVLDAGTPDAEPELTDLVFPAAKPGHVVTHGGKTVLYADGTSDSTVFDSDALLASTDSLPAVETIPGVEAHHGVSIVLEDGTFLTTVGNADGRNGVIAKDASGATIAQSSDCPGVHGEGTAKDEVVVFGCENGALVYDAGTFTKLTAPDQPYGRMGNAYVSEDSALIVGDYKDDPDAEGYLLHRVALIDTAAKTQRVIDLPEGVEYTFRDIARGPGGLAYILATDGSIHVLDPATGDLTASYPVIGAWEGPAEWQDAHPAIKVSGDIAYVTEPAKNAVHAVDLPTGNVVKSVTLDQAPNEIALTR, encoded by the coding sequence ATGCGCACACCCTTCCTCCGCGCGAGTCTGCTCGCGCTCGCGGTCGGCGCGACCGTCGGTCTCACCGCCTGCGCGGGCGGCACCGGCTCCGCCACCCCCGGCTCCGCTGCCCCCGCGTCCAACGCCCCGGCCGAGACCGGCACCCGCGTCGCCCTCTCCTACCCCGGCGGCATCGTCGTGCTCGACGGCGCGAGCCTCGAGGCCCTCGGCGACGTCAGCTCCGAGCAGTTCACGCGCCTGAACTCCGCGGGCGATGGACGCCACGTCATGGTGACGACGAGCGAGGGCTTCCAGGTTCTGGATGCCGGTACCCCCGACGCCGAACCCGAGCTCACCGACCTGGTGTTCCCGGCCGCCAAGCCGGGTCACGTGGTCACGCACGGCGGCAAGACCGTGCTGTACGCCGACGGCACGAGCGACTCGACCGTCTTCGACAGCGATGCGCTGCTGGCATCCACTGATTCCCTTCCCGCCGTCGAGACGATCCCCGGTGTCGAGGCGCACCACGGGGTGTCGATCGTGCTCGAGGACGGCACCTTCCTCACCACGGTGGGCAACGCCGACGGGCGCAACGGCGTCATCGCGAAGGACGCGTCCGGGGCGACCATCGCGCAGAGCAGCGACTGCCCCGGCGTTCACGGCGAGGGCACCGCGAAGGACGAGGTGGTCGTCTTCGGGTGCGAGAACGGCGCGCTCGTCTACGACGCGGGAACCTTCACCAAGCTCACCGCGCCGGATCAGCCCTACGGGCGCATGGGCAACGCCTACGTCAGCGAGGACAGCGCGCTGATCGTCGGCGACTACAAGGACGACCCGGATGCCGAGGGCTACCTCCTGCACCGCGTCGCCCTGATCGACACCGCCGCGAAGACCCAGCGCGTGATCGACCTGCCCGAGGGCGTGGAGTACACGTTCCGCGACATCGCGCGCGGTCCCGGCGGACTCGCCTACATCCTCGCGACCGACGGCTCGATCCACGTGCTCGACCCGGCGACCGGGGATCTGACCGCGTCGTACCCCGTGATCGGGGCGTGGGAGGGGCCGGCCGAGTGGCAGGACGCCCACCCCGCGATCAAGGTCTCGGGCGACATCGCCTACGTGACGGAGCCCGCGAAGAACGCGGTGCACGCGGTCGATCTCCCCACCGGGAACGTCGTGAAGAGCGTGACGCTCGACCAGGCGCCGAACGAGATCGCGCTCACGCGCTGA
- a CDS encoding pyridoxamine 5'-phosphate oxidase family protein, with the protein MTDLPLPERPLPALPLTAQTRVRREAHYQVTDRAALYDVIDGALSATIAIVRDGRPVALPIGIGRDGDDLLIHGSTGSDFFRRIAAGTPVCVTVTHLMGLKYARSLFDSSMRYRCAVVFGVASVVPPEEKEAALLTLSEHLMPGRSLDVRPMTARELAATMVLRVPLAEASVKDNAGSLVEEDGDGEDRAVWAGTLPLRMSAGEPVTSPQTATGTPVPASVRRAAERVAATGVA; encoded by the coding sequence ATGACCGACCTTCCCCTGCCCGAGCGTCCCCTCCCCGCGCTCCCGCTCACCGCTCAGACCCGCGTCCGTCGCGAGGCCCACTATCAGGTCACGGACCGCGCCGCACTGTACGACGTGATCGACGGCGCCCTGTCCGCGACCATCGCGATCGTGCGCGACGGCCGCCCCGTCGCCCTTCCGATCGGCATCGGCCGCGACGGCGACGACCTTCTCATCCACGGCTCGACGGGCAGCGACTTCTTCCGGCGGATCGCCGCGGGAACCCCCGTCTGCGTGACCGTCACGCACCTGATGGGACTGAAGTACGCGCGCTCGCTCTTCGACAGCTCGATGCGGTACCGGTGCGCGGTGGTGTTCGGGGTGGCATCCGTGGTCCCTCCCGAAGAGAAGGAAGCCGCGCTCCTGACGCTGTCGGAGCACCTCATGCCGGGGCGCAGCCTCGACGTGCGCCCCATGACGGCGCGGGAGCTGGCCGCGACGATGGTGCTGCGCGTCCCGCTCGCCGAGGCCAGCGTGAAGGACAACGCCGGATCACTCGTCGAGGAGGACGGCGACGGCGAGGACCGCGCGGTGTGGGCGGGCACCCTTCCGCTGCGGATGAGCGCGGGCGAGCCCGTCACCTCTCCGCAGACGGCGACGGGGACGCCGGTTCCCGCCTCGGTCCGGCGTGCGGCCGAGCGGGTGGCGGCCACGGGCGTGGCCTGA
- a CDS encoding LysR family transcriptional regulator gives MFDLRRLRLLHELSVRGTLAAVAEALSYSPSTISQQLALLEKEAGVPLLEPDGRRVRLTAQGAALAAHAARMLAADEAARAELERMRPSLAPVRLAVMQSAAHGLLPRTLDALAESEPQLRIEVAELAPEEGLFEVAARGFDLAVAEQYPGHTREHRDGIERSLLGRDAIRLAVSRDDPARGLDDLRDRAWVMEPVGTAARQWATQQCRAAGFEPDVRFEMADLTAHARLVASGHAVGMIPDLVFAGDTPAVRLVDLPGEPRREVFTAVRRGTADRPGVRAVRAALQVAYDRGGR, from the coding sequence ATGTTCGATCTGCGCCGTCTGCGCCTCCTGCACGAGTTGTCGGTGCGGGGCACCCTCGCGGCGGTCGCCGAGGCGCTCTCGTACAGCCCCTCGACGATCTCGCAGCAGCTCGCCCTGCTCGAGAAGGAGGCGGGAGTCCCCCTGCTCGAACCCGACGGTCGCCGGGTCCGCCTCACCGCGCAGGGCGCCGCCCTCGCCGCTCACGCCGCCCGCATGCTCGCCGCCGATGAGGCCGCGCGCGCCGAACTCGAGCGCATGCGTCCCTCGCTGGCACCCGTGCGCCTCGCGGTCATGCAGTCCGCCGCGCACGGCCTGCTCCCCCGGACCCTCGACGCCCTGGCCGAGAGCGAGCCGCAGCTGCGCATCGAGGTCGCCGAACTCGCCCCCGAGGAAGGGCTGTTCGAGGTCGCGGCGCGGGGCTTCGACCTCGCCGTGGCAGAGCAGTACCCCGGTCACACGCGCGAGCACCGCGACGGCATCGAGCGGAGCCTCTTGGGGAGGGACGCGATCCGCCTCGCCGTCTCCCGCGACGACCCCGCGCGGGGCCTCGACGACCTCCGCGACCGCGCCTGGGTCATGGAACCGGTGGGCACCGCCGCCCGCCAGTGGGCGACGCAGCAATGCCGCGCCGCCGGGTTCGAGCCCGACGTGAGATTCGAGATGGCCGACCTCACCGCGCACGCCCGGCTGGTGGCATCGGGTCATGCCGTGGGGATGATCCCCGACCTCGTCTTCGCGGGCGACACCCCCGCCGTGCGCCTGGTCGATCTGCCCGGCGAACCGCGCCGCGAGGTGTTCACGGCCGTCCGTCGCGGAACGGCCGACCGCCCCGGCGTACGCGCGGTGCGAGCAGCACTGCAGGTGGCGTACGACCGGGGCGGTCGGTGA
- a CDS encoding adenylyl-sulfate kinase, with the protein MTSIPPTEVIFIGGRSGVGKSTVAAEASRILAAAGIRHAVIEGDNLDQAYPEPWREGIALAERNLAAMWSAYRDLGYHRLLFTNTVSITQVEGLSAALGGEVRAHTVLLTSTDATATDRLGRREWGPSLDEHIVRSGRAAAQLDAHAADIRIATDGRTPDDIAREMLNAASWLA; encoded by the coding sequence ATGACCAGCATTCCCCCCACCGAGGTCATCTTCATCGGCGGCCGATCCGGCGTGGGCAAGTCGACCGTGGCGGCTGAGGCGTCGCGGATCTTGGCCGCGGCGGGTATCCGCCATGCCGTCATCGAAGGCGACAATCTGGACCAGGCGTATCCAGAACCGTGGCGTGAGGGCATTGCCCTGGCCGAGCGCAATCTCGCCGCCATGTGGAGCGCCTATCGAGATCTCGGGTACCACCGGCTGCTGTTCACCAACACCGTGAGCATCACGCAGGTCGAGGGACTCTCGGCTGCCCTTGGCGGAGAGGTTCGGGCGCACACTGTTCTGCTGACATCCACGGACGCCACTGCCACCGACCGGCTTGGCCGGCGCGAGTGGGGCCCCTCGCTCGACGAGCACATCGTTCGGAGCGGACGCGCCGCCGCGCAGCTCGACGCGCACGCCGCGGACATCCGGATCGCCACGGACGGGCGCACTCCCGACGACATCGCCCGCGAGATGCTGAACGCCGCGAGCTGGCTCGCTTGA
- a CDS encoding PLP-dependent aminotransferase family protein, whose protein sequence is MISLGILDRSSSIPLHEQIAHGLRAAVLSGRVGGGDAVPSTRALAADLGVARGTVVAAYEILAGEGYLLAKPGGGTVVADVIAGVVPDLVADVVADVAAGMVPPAPGRTIAAATATETVPEAGVDLSPGRPRTEGVADAAWRSAWRRAAAVDPESDVDDPRGHPALRAEVARHLGRTRGLGVSPDDVMVTAGTSDAMLLTLVSLMSGSARGSLRVGIEDPGYPRVRMILQRLGIEAVPVPVRVTSGLDLDALEVQRDLDALIVTPNHHYPLGSRLDAEQRARLLAWAAREDVVVIEDDYDSEFPHGRAPLPPLSLLDPSRVVLIGSLSKVLSPAVRCGWLVASGLAGERVRATREDLDLPVSLVQQRALALYLAEGDLARHTARRRRDYRHRRGLLLEAFADVPGVELTATDGGLHAVVLLTGCEVATERAIVAEVAARGVRVEPLSRYAVSDASPQLPAGIVFGYAEPSTVVLLEAVDVMIAVLRARFAG, encoded by the coding sequence GTGATCTCTCTCGGCATCCTGGACCGGAGCTCCTCGATCCCTCTGCACGAGCAAATCGCTCACGGGCTGCGAGCGGCGGTGCTCTCGGGGCGCGTCGGCGGGGGAGACGCCGTGCCGTCGACGCGGGCGCTCGCCGCGGACCTCGGGGTCGCCCGCGGGACGGTCGTCGCCGCGTACGAGATCCTCGCGGGCGAGGGCTACCTCCTCGCCAAGCCGGGCGGGGGGACGGTCGTCGCCGACGTCATCGCCGGCGTCGTCCCCGACCTGGTCGCCGACGTGGTCGCCGATGTTGCCGCTGGCATGGTTCCGCCGGCTCCCGGGCGAACCATCGCGGCCGCGACCGCCACGGAGACGGTCCCGGAAGCGGGGGTGGATCTGAGCCCCGGTCGGCCGCGCACCGAGGGGGTCGCGGACGCGGCCTGGCGTTCCGCGTGGCGGCGGGCAGCTGCCGTGGACCCCGAGTCGGACGTCGACGATCCGCGCGGACACCCCGCGTTACGCGCTGAGGTCGCGCGGCATCTGGGTCGCACGCGCGGTCTCGGTGTCTCGCCGGACGATGTCATGGTCACCGCCGGAACCAGCGACGCGATGCTGTTGACGCTCGTGTCCCTGATGTCCGGGAGTGCCCGCGGGTCTTTGCGGGTCGGCATCGAGGATCCGGGGTATCCCCGCGTTCGGATGATTCTTCAGCGGCTCGGGATCGAGGCCGTTCCCGTTCCCGTGCGGGTGACATCCGGGCTCGACCTCGATGCGCTCGAGGTCCAGCGCGATCTCGATGCGCTGATCGTCACGCCGAATCATCACTACCCGTTGGGAAGTCGATTGGATGCCGAGCAGCGCGCGCGACTGCTGGCGTGGGCTGCGCGGGAGGACGTGGTCGTCATCGAGGACGACTACGACAGCGAGTTTCCGCACGGGCGGGCGCCGCTCCCTCCGTTGTCGCTGCTGGACCCGTCGCGGGTGGTGCTGATCGGCAGCCTGTCGAAGGTCCTCAGCCCGGCGGTGCGCTGCGGGTGGCTCGTCGCCTCGGGCCTTGCGGGGGAGCGGGTCCGCGCGACCCGCGAAGATCTCGACCTGCCCGTCTCGCTCGTGCAGCAGCGCGCTCTAGCGCTCTACCTCGCGGAAGGCGATCTCGCTCGGCACACGGCGCGGCGGCGCCGCGACTATCGGCACCGCCGCGGGCTCCTGCTCGAGGCGTTCGCCGACGTGCCGGGAGTCGAGTTGACCGCGACCGACGGGGGACTGCACGCCGTGGTGTTGCTGACCGGGTGCGAGGTCGCCACCGAGCGGGCGATCGTTGCGGAGGTGGCTGCGCGCGGCGTCCGGGTCGAGCCGCTGTCGCGGTATGCGGTGAGCGACGCCTCGCCGCAGCTTCCCGCGGGGATCGTGTTCGGGTACGCCGAGCCCTCGACCGTGGTTCTCCTCGAGGCAGTGGACGTGATGATCGCTGTGCTGCGGGCACGCTTCGCGGGTTAG
- a CDS encoding bifunctional proline dehydrogenase/L-glutamate gamma-semialdehyde dehydrogenase produces the protein MSLTDQHVSAAAPQGDGVSPHELADEAIALVRRWLAESRGEPVDVSAERLAGVLRDPHGLDFTVGFVDGVVRPEDLRVAARNLAALTPLIPGFLPLHLKAAIRLGAFAAPILPRVVVPAARAALRSMVRHLIVDATDRKLGEAITSVRGRGDGIRLNVNLLGEAILGKKEAARRLVGTRKLLARDDVDYVSIKVSSTVAPHTPWAFDAAVADAVAALRPLYRVAKETGTFLNLDMEEFKDLDLTLAVFETLLGEPEFHGVEAGIVLQAYLPDALAAMIRLQEWTAARVASGGAPIKVRVVKGANLPMERVDADVHDWPLATWPSKQATDASYKAVLDYALRPEHTKNVRIGVAGHNLFDVALAWLIAERRGVTGGIEIEMLLGMATAQQAVVRRTVGSILLYTPVVHPQEFDVAIAYLIRRLEEGASSENFMSAVFDLDTHEALFARERDRFLASLADMPSGVPASNRVQDRTAPAAPAPREGFRNTPDSDPAIAANREWSRAIVARMEGSDLGRATIAAHTVTDEAALNTLIQDAADAAAAWRSLGAAGRAEILHRAGDALEAHRADLLEVMGAECGKVIEQSDPEVSEAIDFAHYYAEQARALETVDGARFTPVGVTVVTPPWNFPVAIPAGSTLAALAAGSAVVIKPASLAERSGAVMVEALWEAGVPREVLKLVQVSENDLGRQLLTHPAVERVVLTGAYETAELFRSFRPDLPLLAETSGKNAVIVTPSADLDLAAKDVAMSAFGHAGQKCSAASLVVLVGSVARSRRFRDQLVDAVTSLEVGMPWDEASRVGPLIEPAQGKLLQALTTLESGQRWVVEPRKLDEDGKLWRPGIREGVQPGSAFHRTEYFGPVLGIMTAETLDEAIEIVNAIEYGLTSGLHALDSSEIDAWLSRIEAGNVYVNRGTTGAIVQRQPFGGWKKSAVGAGTKAGGPHYLFGFGSWTDAASSVPRSADALAAPALAAVPSQEREWLASALSSDAAAWAEEFSLARDVTGLESEQNVLRYAAVPVTVRLEDASAAALVRVVAAGVRVGSTITVSAATELSPAVRAWLEGVGVGAVVEDAADWARRLARLARSGGRVRLLGGSVTAVAEATGGSPSVAVYAGEVTRAGHVELLPFLREQAVSITAHRFGTPRRYVVPPLVAGR, from the coding sequence ATGTCGCTCACCGATCAGCATGTCTCCGCCGCCGCCCCGCAGGGCGACGGGGTCTCGCCCCACGAGCTCGCCGACGAGGCGATCGCCCTCGTGCGCCGCTGGCTCGCCGAGAGCCGCGGGGAGCCGGTCGACGTCTCGGCCGAGCGTCTGGCCGGGGTGCTGCGCGACCCGCACGGCCTCGACTTCACCGTCGGCTTCGTCGACGGCGTCGTGCGCCCAGAAGACCTCCGCGTGGCCGCGCGCAACCTCGCGGCGCTCACCCCCCTCATCCCGGGTTTCCTGCCCCTGCACCTGAAGGCCGCGATCCGCCTGGGTGCCTTCGCCGCGCCGATCCTCCCGCGGGTCGTGGTGCCCGCCGCCCGCGCGGCGCTGCGCTCGATGGTGCGCCACCTCATCGTCGACGCCACCGACCGCAAGCTCGGCGAGGCCATCACCTCCGTCCGCGGCCGGGGCGATGGCATCCGCCTCAACGTGAACCTGCTCGGCGAGGCGATCCTCGGGAAGAAGGAGGCGGCTCGCCGGCTCGTGGGGACCCGCAAGCTCCTCGCCCGCGACGACGTCGACTACGTCTCGATCAAGGTGTCGTCGACCGTCGCCCCGCACACTCCGTGGGCCTTCGACGCCGCCGTCGCCGACGCCGTGGCGGCGCTGCGCCCGCTGTATCGCGTGGCGAAGGAGACCGGGACCTTCCTCAACCTCGACATGGAGGAGTTCAAGGACCTCGATCTCACCCTCGCGGTCTTCGAGACGCTCCTGGGTGAGCCCGAGTTCCACGGTGTCGAGGCCGGCATCGTGCTGCAGGCCTACCTGCCCGATGCGCTCGCCGCGATGATCCGCCTGCAGGAGTGGACGGCCGCGCGGGTGGCATCCGGAGGTGCTCCGATCAAGGTGCGGGTCGTGAAGGGCGCGAACCTGCCGATGGAGCGCGTGGATGCCGACGTGCACGACTGGCCGCTCGCGACCTGGCCGTCGAAGCAGGCGACAGACGCGTCCTACAAGGCGGTGCTCGACTACGCGCTGCGACCGGAGCACACGAAGAACGTGCGGATCGGCGTCGCGGGACACAACCTGTTCGACGTCGCCCTCGCGTGGCTGATCGCCGAGAGGCGGGGCGTGACAGGCGGCATCGAGATCGAGATGCTGCTCGGCATGGCCACGGCGCAGCAGGCTGTGGTGCGCCGGACGGTCGGGTCGATCCTGCTGTACACCCCGGTGGTGCACCCGCAGGAGTTCGACGTCGCGATCGCGTACCTCATCCGCCGCCTCGAGGAGGGCGCGTCGAGCGAGAACTTCATGTCGGCGGTGTTCGACCTCGACACCCACGAAGCGTTGTTCGCTCGCGAGCGGGACCGCTTCCTTGCATCCCTCGCCGACATGCCCTCGGGTGTTCCGGCGTCGAACCGCGTGCAGGATCGCACCGCGCCGGCTGCCCCGGCGCCGAGAGAGGGGTTCCGCAACACCCCGGACTCCGACCCCGCGATCGCCGCGAACCGCGAGTGGTCCCGCGCGATCGTCGCGCGGATGGAAGGGTCCGACCTCGGCCGGGCGACCATCGCCGCGCACACCGTGACCGACGAAGCGGCCCTGAACACGCTGATCCAGGATGCCGCGGACGCCGCCGCCGCGTGGCGCTCGCTCGGAGCCGCCGGTCGCGCCGAGATCCTGCACCGCGCCGGCGATGCGCTGGAGGCTCACCGCGCCGACCTCCTCGAGGTCATGGGTGCGGAGTGTGGCAAGGTCATCGAGCAGAGCGACCCCGAGGTGTCGGAGGCGATCGACTTCGCGCACTACTACGCCGAGCAGGCGCGCGCCCTCGAGACCGTCGATGGTGCGCGGTTCACCCCGGTCGGTGTGACCGTGGTCACCCCGCCGTGGAACTTCCCCGTCGCGATTCCCGCGGGCTCCACCCTCGCCGCTCTCGCCGCGGGATCCGCCGTGGTCATCAAGCCGGCCTCTCTCGCCGAGCGCTCGGGCGCCGTCATGGTCGAGGCGCTATGGGAGGCCGGCGTGCCTCGCGAGGTGCTGAAGCTCGTGCAGGTGTCGGAGAACGACCTCGGTCGCCAGCTGCTCACCCACCCCGCCGTCGAGCGAGTCGTGCTCACCGGTGCGTACGAGACGGCCGAGCTGTTCCGCTCGTTCCGGCCCGACCTGCCGCTGCTCGCCGAGACGAGCGGCAAGAACGCCGTGATCGTCACGCCCAGCGCCGATCTCGACCTCGCGGCCAAGGACGTCGCGATGTCGGCCTTCGGTCACGCCGGACAGAAGTGCTCCGCGGCCTCCCTCGTCGTTCTCGTCGGCTCGGTCGCTCGATCCCGCCGCTTCCGCGACCAGCTCGTCGACGCCGTCACCTCTCTCGAGGTCGGGATGCCGTGGGACGAGGCATCGCGCGTCGGCCCGCTCATCGAGCCGGCCCAGGGAAAGCTCTTGCAGGCTCTCACGACTCTCGAGTCGGGCCAGCGGTGGGTCGTCGAGCCGCGCAAGCTCGACGAGGACGGGAAGCTCTGGCGTCCCGGCATCCGCGAAGGCGTTCAGCCGGGCAGCGCCTTCCACCGCACCGAGTACTTCGGACCCGTGCTCGGCATCATGACGGCCGAGACGCTGGACGAGGCGATCGAGATCGTCAACGCGATCGAGTACGGCCTCACCTCGGGTCTGCACGCGCTGGACTCGTCGGAGATCGACGCCTGGCTCTCGCGCATCGAGGCCGGCAACGTGTACGTCAACCGCGGCACGACGGGCGCGATCGTGCAGCGTCAGCCGTTCGGCGGGTGGAAGAAGTCGGCCGTGGGAGCCGGAACGAAGGCCGGCGGACCGCACTACCTCTTCGGCTTCGGATCCTGGACGGATGCGGCGTCTTCCGTCCCGCGGTCGGCGGACGCTCTCGCTGCGCCGGCGCTCGCGGCCGTTCCGTCGCAGGAGCGCGAGTGGCTGGCATCCGCCCTCTCCAGTGACGCCGCCGCGTGGGCCGAGGAGTTCTCGCTCGCCCGCGACGTGACGGGCCTGGAGTCGGAGCAGAACGTGCTGCGCTACGCCGCGGTGCCGGTGACCGTGCGCCTCGAGGACGCTTCCGCGGCCGCTCTCGTGCGGGTCGTCGCGGCGGGGGTCCGGGTGGGCTCGACGATCACCGTCAGCGCCGCGACGGAGCTCTCGCCCGCCGTTCGCGCGTGGCTCGAGGGCGTGGGCGTCGGCGCGGTGGTCGAAGACGCTGCCGACTGGGCGCGCCGTCTCGCGCGTCTCGCCCGTTCGGGTGGGCGCGTGCGGCTGCTGGGCGGGTCGGTCACAGCGGTCGCCGAAGCCACCGGCGGCTCGCCCTCGGTCGCCGTGTACGCCGGGGAAGTCACCCGCGCCGGACATGTCGAGCTGCTGCCGTTCCTGCGCGAGCAGGCCGTGTCGATCACCGCGCACCGCTTCGGCACGCCGCGGAGGTACGTGGTGCCGCCTCTGGTCGCCGGCCGCTGA
- a CDS encoding HNH endonuclease — MTDLLPPPSFAGSDPGGGDRLRALVADIRATTREVSRLQAVLIRRRAEVMQIALAEVARSGSRVSRERELPIRSAALEIAVATKTHDLTVQKELSDAYTLTEKFGATVDALEDGRITLRHVQAVLDTGIVIDDDDTRGGWEEVVLSRAERDSPGRVRAFARELAESVQPEGMTARHARAAQTRGVSIRDLADGMAELSVILPATVAYGIRDRLRRQAAVIREEIKKSADVPVSPTSPTTPAASASSATSSAAASTPSGRDERTLAQIGADLCADLLLTAAPTIDPTTDETCPGGLGAIRAQVQITVPALTLLGLADAGAAVAGRSPIDPETARHLAAHAPGWDRVLCDPVTGTVLEVDRYSPTAAQRRYLAARDQHCRAPGCRAPLTRCQLDHNHEAQHGGATKLTNLCHLCVRHHTLKTETAWTVSQEPDGTLRFESPLGQRTTETPPPRILFLPDPGEPSGGGLTGRSDPPEAAPF; from the coding sequence ATGACCGATCTTCTCCCTCCGCCCTCCTTCGCCGGGTCCGACCCCGGAGGCGGCGATCGCCTCCGCGCTCTCGTCGCGGACATCCGGGCGACCACGCGAGAGGTCTCCCGGCTGCAGGCCGTGCTGATCCGCCGGCGGGCCGAGGTCATGCAGATCGCGCTCGCCGAGGTCGCTCGCTCGGGTTCCCGCGTATCGCGGGAGCGCGAGCTGCCCATCCGGTCGGCGGCTCTGGAGATCGCGGTGGCGACGAAGACGCACGATCTCACGGTTCAGAAAGAGCTGAGCGACGCGTACACCCTGACCGAGAAGTTCGGCGCCACCGTCGATGCGCTCGAAGACGGACGCATCACCCTGCGTCATGTTCAGGCGGTCCTCGACACCGGCATCGTGATCGACGACGACGACACCCGGGGAGGGTGGGAGGAAGTCGTCCTCTCCCGCGCCGAACGCGATTCTCCGGGGCGCGTGCGCGCCTTCGCGCGAGAACTCGCCGAGAGCGTGCAGCCCGAGGGGATGACGGCGAGACACGCGCGCGCGGCCCAGACTCGCGGCGTGAGCATCCGAGATCTGGCCGATGGCATGGCCGAGCTGAGCGTGATCCTGCCCGCGACCGTGGCCTACGGCATCCGGGATCGTCTGCGCCGGCAGGCTGCGGTGATCCGCGAGGAGATCAAGAAGAGCGCGGATGTTCCGGTCTCGCCCACATCCCCGACCACGCCCGCCGCCTCCGCATCCTCCGCCACGTCCTCCGCAGCTGCATCCACGCCCTCCGGCCGCGACGAGCGCACACTCGCCCAGATCGGCGCCGACCTCTGCGCGGACCTTCTCCTGACCGCCGCCCCGACGATCGACCCCACGACCGACGAGACCTGTCCGGGCGGTCTCGGCGCGATCCGCGCGCAGGTGCAGATCACCGTTCCCGCCCTCACTCTTCTCGGACTTGCCGACGCCGGCGCAGCGGTGGCGGGGCGGAGCCCGATCGATCCGGAGACCGCCCGACACCTTGCGGCTCACGCGCCGGGATGGGATCGCGTGCTGTGCGATCCGGTCACGGGGACGGTGCTCGAGGTCGACCGGTACAGCCCCACGGCCGCTCAACGCCGCTATCTCGCGGCGCGCGACCAGCACTGTCGCGCGCCGGGGTGCCGTGCACCCCTCACACGGTGTCAACTCGACCACAATCACGAAGCCCAGCACGGCGGCGCCACGAAGCTGACGAACCTCTGCCACCTCTGCGTGCGGCATCACACCCTGAAGACAGAGACGGCGTGGACCGTGTCGCAGGAGCCCGACGGGACGCTTCGCTTCGAGAGCCCGCTCGGGCAGCGAACGACCGAGACTCCGCCGCCGCGGATCCTGTTCCTCCCGGATCCGGGCGAGCCAAGTGGAGGTGGCCTGACGGGGAGGTCCGATCCTCCCGAGGCAGCGCCATTCTGA